The following proteins come from a genomic window of Cervus canadensis isolate Bull #8, Minnesota chromosome 3, ASM1932006v1, whole genome shotgun sequence:
- the STEAP1 gene encoding metalloreductase STEAP1, producing MESRQDITNQEDLWKMKPRRNLEDDYLNKDSEEFGMLKRPVLLHLHQTTHFDEFDCPPELQHKQKLFPKWRLPIKIAAIVSSLTFLYTLLREIIHPFVTSHQQYFYKIPILVINKVLPMVSITLLALVYLPGVIAAIVQLHNGTKYKKFPHWLDRWMVTRKQFGLLSFFFAVLHAIYSLSYPMRRSYRYKLLNWAYQQVQQNNEDSWIEHDVWRMEIYVSLGIVALAILALLAVTSIPSVSDSLTWREFHYIQSKLGIVSLLLGTIHALIFAWNKWVDIKQFVWHTPPTFMIAVFLPIVVLICKVILLLPCLRKKILKIRHGWEDVTKINKTEMSSQL from the exons aATAAAGACTCAGAAGAGTTCGGCATGCTGAAAAGACCTGTGCTTTTGCACTTGCACCAAACAACCCATTTTGACGAATTTGATTGCCCCCCAGAGCTTCAGCACAAACAGAAACTCTTTCCAAAGTGGCGCTTGCCAATTAAAATCGCCGCTATTGTATCATCTCTGACTTTTCTCTACACTCTTCTGAGGGAAATAATTCACCCTTTCGTGACTTCCCATCaacagtatttttataaaattccaaTCCTGGTCATCAACAAAGTCTTGCCAATGGTTTCCATCACCCTCTTGGCACTGGTTTATTTGCCGGGTGTGATAGCAGCCATTGTGCAGCTTCATAATGGAACTAAGTATAAGAAATTTCCACATTGGTTGGATAGGTGGATGGTAACAAGAAAGCAGTTTGGtcttctcagtttcttttttgcTGTACTACATGCAATTTACAGTTTATCCTATCCGATGAGGCGGTCCTACAGATATAAGTTGCTGAACTGGGCATATCAACAG GTCCAACAAAATAACGAAGATTCCTGGATTGAACATGATGTTTGGAGAATGGAAATTTATGTGTCACTAGGAATCGTGGCACTTGCAATACTGGCTCTGTTGGCTGTGACATCTATTCCATCTGTGAGCGATTCTCTGACATGGAGAGAATTTCACTATATTCAG agcAAGCTAGGAATTGTTTCCCTTCTGCTGGGTACAATACATGCATTGATTTTTGCCTGGAATAAATGGGTAGATATAAAACAGTTTGTATGGCATACACCTCCAACTTTTATGATAGCTGTTTTCCTTCCAATTGTTGTCCTGATATGCAAAGTCATACTACTCCTGCCGTGCTTGAGGAAGAAGATACTGAAGATTAGACATGGTTGGGAAGATGTCAccaaaattaataaaactgaGATGTCTTCTCAGTTGTAG